The Oncorhynchus mykiss isolate Arlee chromosome 5, USDA_OmykA_1.1, whole genome shotgun sequence DNA window AGGTCTTTGGAAGAGAGTGATGATCCACATTTAAAACATGTCAAAACCCTGCGAGAGTTTCAAGGGAGTCCGAGACATTCTTTGTGACCCTATAAAAGACACTGGTCGATCTGAGAGACTGTCAGTACAGTAATAAGGTGGGCCAGCCAgcaaagagagagaacacaagaGGCCTTCAAATCCTTTTGGTGGAACTGGAACTATACTCAAGAAACTAAATCTGATTCTAGAAGACACTTTGTAACACACTGAGAAGCAAACATGAGAGGAGCTTCCTATTCCCAGAAATCCCAGTCACTGCAGGTGAGTGGCTCTCGTAGCAGTACGCGGGTCCAGAGCCCCTCTCCCTCCCGGTGTCGCGGTTCCTCGTACAACAACCGTGGGCGGTCCGGGTACCAGGGCGGCAATATGTCATCTGCCGTGGAAATCGGCACAGAGATACACCAACAGCATGCCAACGAGAAGGAGGAGATGCAGGAGCTGAACGTGAGGTTCGCCGGCTACATCGAGAAGGTTCAGGCCCTTGAACAGAGGAACGCCCAGCTGACTGCAGAGCTCGCCGCCCTACAGGGCCGCTTCAAGGGAGGCCCCACCGGCATCGGAGAAGAGTATGAACTCAAGTTCAAGGAGATGAGGGAGCTGATTGAAGCTTTGACCAATGAGAAGGGAGCTGCTGATATCGAGAGGGGATacattgaggaggaggtggaggtgtggAGGCTGAAACTGGAAGAGGAGCTGTCACTGAAAGGTATGGTAGCAGTCCCACACTGATCACTGGCTGGGGAGATCTACTGATCTCGATCGTCTTCCATATTGACATTATTGTATGATGATATAAACCAAATTTCCATGAAGAACGCAGGATTTCTAGCTATAATTTTATTCCTTGAATAATCAAAACGCCAAATTTGACTACACAATGTTTCTAGACATACCATTGGTTGATTGAGATTGCTTGTACTCGTAGGGGTGTATGATCAGCCAACGTTTTGTCTACATACACCAAGTGAACCTGATCGCAATACTATAATATCATTGttgttgtaatgttttaaaacatcTACTCACCTCCCCCATTTATCCATCTCcagaggaggcagagatgatCCTGAGGGAGTTCCGTCAAGACGTAGACAATGCCACCCTGCAGAAGGCGGAGCTTGAAAAGCGTGTCGAACAGCTGGTGGCCGAGATTGAGTTCCTCAAGAAGCTTCACGACGAGGAAGTCGCCGACCTCATGAAACAGATCGAGGACTCCAAGGTGACTGCGGAAATTGACGGTGACCGCCCAGACCTGGCCGCATATCTGCGCAACATGCGTGCCGAGATCGAGGCTGTGGCGGCCAAAAACGTACAGGAAGCCGAGAAGTGGTACAAGGGCAAGTTCGAAACCCTCAAAGAGGTTGCCGGCAAGAAAGAAGAGCAGATGAAGTCGATTAAAGAAGAGATCACCACTTTCCACAACCAGGTGACAGACCTCCAGAACCAGATTGATGGGCTGAGGGCACGCAACATGGCCCTGGAGCAGCAGCTGGAGGACATGGAGATGGCCCACATGGATAAGGTTGGAGGCCTGGAGGGCATCATTGCCCAGCTGGAAAACCAACTCTGCGAGACCAAGCTGGAGATGGGCAAGTACCTGGCTGACTACCAGGAGCTGCTGCATATCAAGCTGAAGCTGGATGCTGAGATAGCCGTCTACAGGAAGCtgctggagggagaagagagcagaCTGGGGATCTCGGCAGGGAAAGAGCCAGAAGTTTAAGGTGGGTTGATCACCGATGGATGGGTAACTGTAGTGTCCTCAAAGTCTAAGTGGTGCTTTGATGTAGAGAAAGAGTTACAGAGAAAGTTATGTGACTGACTGGATGGCTTTATGGCTCATTGTGATGCTAAGGCTTACAGGAAAATATGTTGACATCAGAAAATGATTTGAATATTTACTTGCAACACTAAAGCACTGTTCACACTTTCAATACTGCATAACTGAAACATTTATTATATTTGTAGGTGTCCAAATATCATTCGAGACAGAGAacttcaaataaaaaaaaggtaCCGACCTTATTTAGAATTTCCATAGTCACTTTCAATTGTGCTGTGTACCACTCAGGCTATGTACCCTGATTCAATCCTCCATATGAAACCTACTTCTCCATGTAGGAGCGGTCAGAGAGAGGACCACCTCAGTGTGGAGACCCACACAGCTGCCAGAATGTCTGCCTGAGCACCCTACCGTATCTCCCACCCGGCAGCCCTCCCAGACTTAATTGCCCGTCAACTTCTCCCTCCACTACTCCAGCTCTTCCCGTCCAACCCTTTCAACACGCAGACCCTCAGCACCCTACCTTCTCCCCAAGTCCTACCCACCACAGCTTCCGCTCCCCTGACCAGCCCTCGTCATCGGTCGCTCCCATTCCTGCCTGACCCTGTCAACCTCTCTCGAACATTGGAGTGCCCTGCTACAGTATGGTTAACTCCTCAAACAAAAACATTCCCTTTATTTTAATTTAAACCTTGTGACTCACCCATTCTATGTAAGATAACTAAAGCTGTTTACATAAATGTATACCCACTACTACATattaaataaagcttaacttgagTGCATACAACTGCTGTGttttgtttctggtaatcatTTTTAATCTCCTAATAGTTTTTGTCTAAAATGATGTCTGGGTTTGTCAGAGATGTAAAAGCTCCCAACCACTTTGTATTAGAATAACCAAAACCTGACTAGAAATTGTTACTGCACACTCTGAAATGTGGGGAAATACCAAAACCTTTCCACTCACACGAAATGAAAGCAACATAAATAAGGATGTTTATTACTTTGAACAAAagcatatcttttttttttttttaaacgtacaTGGTAAGATTACACAAAGTCAACCAGGATGGTCTGTTAGAACAGGAATTACAAGATTGTTAGAATACTGTTACTGCATCAAATgcttgttttatgcaacagaatattttttttttaaagaacaccCATCTGTGTTTGAGGCCCACTTTCAGTCCAGGGAGATTTAACACGGACAGAATATTTACATGGTCTTTGGGTGATAAGCCTAACAAGACCGCATTCCAtcgcatgagttaatgtttctgtactGGGTACCAAGGGGAGAAGGCCCCAGGGCCAGAACCTGGTCTCAACATAATGAGAAGTTTTTA harbors:
- the LOC110523969 gene encoding desmin, encoding MRGASYSQKSQSLQVSGSRSSTRVQSPSPSRCRGSSYNNRGRSGYQGGNMSSAVEIGTEIHQQHANEKEEMQELNVRFAGYIEKVQALEQRNAQLTAELAALQGRFKGGPTGIGEEYELKFKEMRELIEALTNEKGAADIERGYIEEEVEVWRLKLEEELSLKEEAEMILREFRQDVDNATLQKAELEKRVEQLVAEIEFLKKLHDEEVADLMKQIEDSKVTAEIDGDRPDLAAYLRNMRAEIEAVAAKNVQEAEKWYKGKFETLKEVAGKKEEQMKSIKEEITTFHNQVTDLQNQIDGLRARNMALEQQLEDMEMAHMDKVGGLEGIIAQLENQLCETKLEMGKYLADYQELLHIKLKLDAEIAVYRKLLEGEESRLGISAGKEPEV